In Leptolyngbya sp. SIO1E4, one DNA window encodes the following:
- a CDS encoding diguanylate cyclase, whose translation MPNSFKSWFLKATSKLSLQGLLILPFLLQTVGIVGLVGYLSYRTGQQAVNDLANQLIQENTKLVEARLDAYLETAHQINQTHQLLVQSGQLDLQDIGQIEQNLLAQLQQHPTASSVLYGDPQGTFRAFSRRENDQIEASFANPDVPTRLGVQLLDVQGEPLGRRKTLDSFPVTDSPWYQAAVTSGQPGWSPVFQMSQDSTFVIDAYQPVDDAQGLQGIFAVNLSLIELDKFLSTLEISQSGLVFVTEADGSLIATSTEDLPFSADGSEAQGTNLRRLRSASSQNSAIAQISQALQNPAVFNRTDPAYLQVNVNKERYFVHHQIYRDPYGLDWRITTALPSSHFIGQILASTQRTILLCVLALLGDLVFLCLISRWIAYPILRLHRGAKQLATGKFQRLPETYSFVELKELTHTFNDMAGQVKQSLDTMRSLTRKLLESEARLLTFLDALPVGVALHSTDGAVMYLNQVAQQLLSTDATAPESIDHLAKSQQAYRAGTDQPYPVSEMPAVQTLSGQSVVIDDLEIRRNETTIALEIKGTPIFDEHQQVTYAIIVFQDITLRKQAETVISDYNRALESQVLKRTLDLEKEIQERKRTEEQLRQSQATQQAILAAIPDILIRLNRDGIYLSCLSGDEITRQGSCPYHPQKSIFDKLPPDLTDLRMHYVRQALTTGQRQVYEHTIPFGETVLHEETRIVRLTDDEVLVMVRDITDRKQAEAQLHQANLKLEQLAETDALTQVANRRHFDRFLQEQWQPLNPSKQPLSLILLDIDYFKLFNDTYGHPAGDACLQQLVQAFQTVVQNPDYLVARYGGEEFGLILPSTSWQAAIALATQLRTAVQELAIPHTASPRKVVTISMGISCLVPTSQTSPAMLIKQTDQALYAAKQQGRHCYFTYKMLEGPLYSG comes from the coding sequence ATGCCGAACTCTTTCAAAAGCTGGTTCTTAAAAGCAACAAGCAAGTTGTCGCTGCAGGGCCTGCTAATTCTGCCCTTTTTGCTGCAAACCGTAGGTATTGTTGGCCTGGTTGGCTATCTGTCATATCGGACAGGGCAGCAAGCGGTGAATGATCTTGCCAATCAACTCATTCAAGAAAACACAAAACTCGTTGAAGCCAGACTAGATGCTTATCTCGAGACGGCTCATCAGATCAATCAGACACACCAGTTACTGGTGCAGTCAGGCCAACTCGATTTGCAAGATATCGGTCAGATTGAACAAAATCTCTTGGCGCAACTGCAACAGCATCCGACTGCCAGTTCAGTTTTGTATGGTGATCCTCAAGGCACCTTCAGGGCGTTTTCTCGGCGTGAAAACGATCAGATAGAGGCGAGTTTTGCCAATCCTGACGTCCCTACTCGCTTAGGCGTGCAGTTGCTGGATGTCCAAGGAGAGCCCTTAGGACGTCGTAAAACCCTGGATTCTTTTCCCGTAACTGATTCTCCCTGGTACCAAGCAGCTGTAACCAGTGGCCAACCAGGGTGGAGTCCTGTTTTTCAAATGAGCCAAGATTCTACGTTTGTCATTGATGCCTATCAGCCCGTTGATGACGCCCAAGGGCTGCAAGGGATCTTTGCGGTGAATCTCAGTCTGATCGAACTGGACAAGTTTCTATCGACATTAGAGATTAGCCAATCTGGCCTGGTCTTTGTTACCGAGGCCGATGGTTCTCTGATTGCCACCTCAACCGAAGACCTCCCCTTTTCTGCCGACGGGTCAGAAGCCCAAGGCACTAACCTCAGACGTTTGCGCAGTGCTAGTAGCCAAAATTCAGCGATCGCCCAGATTAGCCAGGCGCTGCAAAATCCAGCTGTATTCAACAGGACGGACCCAGCGTATCTTCAGGTAAACGTTAACAAGGAACGATATTTTGTCCACCATCAAATCTACCGCGACCCCTACGGCCTTGATTGGCGGATTACAACTGCCCTCCCCAGCAGTCACTTCATTGGGCAGATTTTGGCCAGCACTCAGCGAACGATTTTGCTCTGTGTCCTAGCTCTGCTCGGCGACCTGGTCTTTTTATGCTTAATATCCCGTTGGATTGCTTATCCGATCTTGCGCCTGCATCGAGGGGCTAAACAGCTGGCTACGGGAAAGTTCCAACGCTTACCCGAGACCTATTCCTTCGTGGAGTTAAAGGAACTCACCCACACCTTTAACGACATGGCCGGTCAAGTGAAGCAGTCTTTAGATACGATGCGTTCCTTGACAAGAAAGCTCCTTGAGAGTGAGGCGCGGCTATTAACCTTTCTAGACGCATTGCCGGTAGGCGTTGCCCTACACTCTACCGATGGGGCTGTCATGTATCTCAACCAGGTTGCGCAGCAGCTCCTGAGTACAGATGCCACAGCACCTGAGAGTATTGATCATCTTGCTAAAAGCCAGCAGGCTTACCGCGCGGGTACTGACCAACCTTATCCAGTCAGTGAAATGCCTGCAGTCCAAACCCTAAGCGGCCAATCAGTCGTCATTGACGATTTGGAAATTCGCCGAAATGAGACGACGATCGCCTTAGAAATAAAAGGAACCCCTATTTTTGACGAGCATCAGCAAGTCACCTACGCCATTATTGTGTTCCAAGACATCACCCTACGAAAACAGGCTGAAACCGTCATCTCTGATTACAACCGCGCCTTAGAAAGCCAGGTCTTGAAACGCACCCTAGATCTTGAAAAAGAGATTCAAGAACGCAAGCGCACAGAGGAGCAGCTGCGCCAGAGCCAGGCAACCCAGCAGGCCATTTTAGCGGCCATTCCAGACATTTTGATTCGGCTAAATCGTGACGGAATTTACCTGTCCTGTTTGTCAGGGGATGAGATTACTCGACAAGGCAGTTGCCCCTATCATCCCCAGAAGTCTATCTTTGACAAGCTGCCTCCCGACCTAACGGATTTGCGCATGCACTATGTGAGACAGGCCCTCACAACTGGGCAGCGACAGGTTTATGAACACACCATTCCCTTTGGAGAGACTGTACTCCACGAAGAAACCCGCATTGTCAGGCTGACGGATGACGAAGTGCTGGTCATGGTACGAGACATTACCGATCGCAAACAGGCAGAAGCACAGCTCCATCAGGCCAATCTAAAGCTTGAACAACTGGCAGAAACAGATGCGCTCACCCAGGTAGCCAATCGCCGTCATTTTGATCGCTTTTTACAAGAACAATGGCAACCCCTGAACCCTAGCAAGCAACCGCTTTCTCTAATCTTGTTAGATATTGATTACTTCAAATTATTCAATGACACCTATGGGCACCCAGCGGGGGATGCCTGCCTGCAGCAACTGGTGCAAGCTTTTCAAACGGTTGTTCAAAACCCCGATTACTTGGTTGCGCGTTACGGGGGAGAAGAATTTGGGCTGATTTTACCCAGTACTAGCTGGCAAGCGGCGATCGCCCTGGCCACTCAGCTGCGCACCGCAGTTCAGGAACTCGCCATTCCCCATACGGCATCGCCCAGAAAAGTGGTGACTATCAGCATGGGTATTAGCTGCCTAGTTCCAACATCACAGACGAGTCCAGCCATGCTCATTAAGCAAACCGACCAGGCCCTTTATGCAGCCAAACAACAGGGACGCCATTGCTACTTTACGTACAAAATGTTGGAAGGCCCCTTGTACAGTGGATAG
- a CDS encoding EamA family transporter, producing MASIHSGAAIAKSLFAQVTPFGMVSLRLSLGALVLILLTRPRWRHHSWQEYRLLGLLGLSMGVMNTLLYHAIAYIPIGVAVTLEFVGPLGVALAHSRRGVDWLWVALAAAGVTLLAPIGGFSLHPLGVVLALMAGACWAAYIILSAQVGKVFPGSEGVAMAITAGAIVILPFGIAAEGTNLLSPLVLLLGLAVAILSSALPYSLEMAALRQLPIKVFGVLMSLEPAVASFIGLMILGEQLSLRMIVAICLVSLASAGSTWHPATRKQSS from the coding sequence ATGGCCTCGATTCACTCAGGGGCTGCGATCGCCAAGAGTCTGTTTGCTCAGGTCACGCCCTTCGGCATGGTCAGCCTACGCCTGAGCTTAGGGGCGCTAGTGCTGATACTGCTAACCCGTCCACGCTGGCGACACCATTCTTGGCAAGAGTATCGTTTGCTGGGGTTGTTAGGGCTGTCGATGGGGGTCATGAATACGTTGCTGTACCACGCGATCGCCTACATTCCAATTGGTGTTGCGGTGACCTTAGAATTTGTGGGGCCTTTAGGGGTTGCCCTGGCCCATTCTCGTCGGGGTGTTGATTGGCTGTGGGTTGCTCTGGCTGCTGCCGGGGTCACGCTCCTAGCACCGATTGGTGGGTTTTCTCTGCATCCTCTGGGGGTCGTCCTGGCGTTAATGGCGGGGGCGTGTTGGGCTGCTTACATTATTTTGTCTGCTCAAGTGGGTAAGGTTTTCCCTGGCAGCGAAGGGGTTGCGATGGCCATTACAGCCGGGGCGATCGTCATTTTACCGTTTGGTATTGCTGCTGAAGGCACCAACCTGCTGTCACCTTTGGTGCTGCTTCTGGGGTTAGCGGTTGCCATCTTGTCTTCAGCGTTGCCCTACTCTCTCGAAATGGCAGCACTCCGACAGCTACCTATAAAGGTTTTTGGGGTGCTAATGAGCCTGGAACCCGCGGTCGCTTCTTTTATTGGGTTAATGATTTTAGGAGAACAGTTGAGCCTACGGATGATCGTGGCGATCTGCCTGGTGAGTCTCGCTAGTGCGGGTTCTACCTGGCACCCAGCCACTCGAAAGCAGTCGTCATAA
- a CDS encoding alpha/beta fold hydrolase, translating into MPIATAVNVSDCTWPWRGFPIRYQTAGTQGAPILLIHGFGASSDHWRKNIPVLAETNRVYAIDLIGFGKSVKPCPNESIAYTFETWAQLVIDFCCEVIGAPTFLVGNSIGCVVAMQAAVLANAQFLGVAMLDCSLRLLHDRKRSTLPWYRGAPAPILQSLLGIPPVGHFFFSRLARPKVIRNVLKQAYAREDAVTDELVNLLLAPAKDAGAADVFLAFVRYSQGPLPEDLLPQLQCPALFIWGTDDPWEPIALGRELANYPTVEDFIALEGVGHCPQDEAPELVNPILQRWVAQHIA; encoded by the coding sequence ATGCCGATCGCGACTGCTGTTAACGTTTCTGATTGCACCTGGCCCTGGCGAGGATTTCCCATTCGCTATCAAACAGCAGGCACCCAGGGAGCGCCCATACTGCTCATCCACGGCTTTGGTGCTTCCAGCGACCACTGGCGTAAAAATATTCCTGTTTTAGCGGAGACTAACCGCGTCTATGCGATCGACCTGATTGGGTTTGGCAAGTCGGTTAAGCCCTGCCCCAATGAGTCGATTGCATACACGTTTGAAACCTGGGCGCAGCTAGTCATCGACTTCTGCTGTGAGGTGATTGGTGCCCCCACCTTTTTAGTCGGGAATTCAATCGGCTGCGTTGTCGCCATGCAGGCTGCCGTTTTGGCCAACGCTCAGTTTCTGGGCGTAGCGATGCTGGATTGTTCTTTGCGTCTGTTGCACGATCGCAAGCGATCGACCCTGCCCTGGTACCGAGGGGCACCGGCCCCCATCCTGCAAAGCCTGTTGGGAATTCCCCCTGTGGGACATTTTTTCTTTTCTCGCTTGGCTCGCCCCAAAGTCATTCGCAATGTGCTCAAACAAGCCTATGCCAGAGAAGACGCCGTCACTGATGAGTTAGTGAACCTTCTGCTTGCCCCTGCAAAGGATGCGGGTGCTGCTGATGTATTCCTCGCCTTTGTCCGATACTCCCAAGGGCCTTTGCCAGAAGACCTGTTACCGCAACTGCAGTGCCCTGCCCTCTTTATTTGGGGCACAGATGATCCGTGGGAACCCATTGCCCTCGGGCGTGAACTCGCGAATTATCCTACGGTTGAAGATTTTATCGCTTTAGAGGGTGTCGGACATTGCCCCCAAGATGAGGCACCTGAGCTAGTGAATCCGATTCTGCAGCGTTGGGTAGCCCAACATATTGCCTAA
- a CDS encoding DUF1995 family protein, which translates to MSELPQSLEAAVEQAKEATRAAIQAGVPRILIDINIPELKILPIAEQFYPVLEELGLQFKVYFPDAGAAALAKRDWQSPDFSIRGINEAKGRVDADDEAFLIIEPSSVEVNDVEEFCNEVTGRYVVMLNPKLEDIATIGIGYAGRQLRERFLSTLETCYYLQPLEGATVLRIYPGLWQVWGETENDDYELLGEFPRKPSGEAIANLFADEIPEGAEGTPGAAPNRPKKGGVFAELGQFIRALTQ; encoded by the coding sequence ATGTCTGAACTCCCCCAGAGTCTCGAAGCAGCCGTTGAACAGGCTAAGGAAGCTACCCGCGCGGCTATTCAAGCCGGGGTGCCCCGCATCCTGATTGATATTAATATTCCTGAATTGAAGATTCTGCCAATTGCTGAGCAGTTCTACCCAGTGCTCGAAGAATTGGGGCTTCAGTTTAAGGTGTATTTTCCTGATGCCGGAGCTGCAGCTTTAGCGAAGCGTGATTGGCAGAGCCCTGATTTCAGCATCCGAGGCATCAACGAAGCGAAGGGCCGTGTAGACGCAGACGATGAAGCCTTTTTGATTATTGAGCCCTCTTCGGTAGAAGTGAATGATGTCGAAGAGTTCTGCAATGAGGTCACTGGGCGGTACGTGGTGATGCTCAACCCCAAGCTGGAAGATATTGCCACCATTGGGATCGGCTATGCAGGACGGCAATTACGAGAGCGTTTCCTCAGCACCTTAGAGACCTGTTACTACTTGCAACCCTTGGAGGGCGCGACGGTTCTTCGCATTTATCCAGGGCTGTGGCAAGTGTGGGGCGAAACAGAAAACGACGACTATGAGCTGCTGGGAGAATTCCCACGGAAGCCCTCAGGCGAAGCGATCGCCAACTTATTTGCCGATGAAATTCCAGAGGGAGCCGAGGGCACCCCAGGGGCTGCGCCCAATCGCCCTAAGAAAGGGGGCGTTTTTGCTGAACTGGGGCAGTTCATCCGTGCCTTGACCCAATAG
- a CDS encoding high light inducible protein, producing the protein MAEEQGKFGFTQFAENWNGRLAMLGFVVGLATEFMTGQGILSQLGLM; encoded by the coding sequence ATGGCTGAAGAGCAAGGTAAGTTTGGTTTCACTCAGTTCGCTGAAAACTGGAACGGTCGTTTGGCAATGTTGGGCTTCGTTGTCGGCTTGGCAACTGAGTTCATGACTGGTCAGGGCATTCTGTCTCAGCTGGGCTTGATGTAA
- a CDS encoding carboxypeptidase regulatory-like domain-containing protein, translating to MKKLLLGSLLGLSTTFGLATAAWGHAVQTDYFVDLFSEELELAFTATYSTGEPMEDATVLVYAPGDQETPWLESQTDAAGNFTFLPDESLQGDWRIEFEKEGHQDILSVPVDENGIDYTNISQIENTDIHYAEMAPEAIGVLSAVSLGALAVAIRRRLSEAA from the coding sequence ATGAAAAAATTATTGCTGGGTTCGTTGTTGGGGTTATCGACCACCTTTGGGCTTGCGACTGCGGCCTGGGGGCACGCAGTCCAAACCGATTATTTTGTGGATCTGTTCTCTGAAGAGTTGGAGCTGGCCTTTACGGCAACATATAGCACCGGGGAACCCATGGAAGACGCCACCGTTTTGGTCTATGCACCAGGTGACCAAGAGACCCCTTGGTTAGAGAGCCAAACGGATGCAGCTGGCAACTTTACATTTTTACCCGATGAGTCTCTGCAGGGGGACTGGCGGATTGAATTTGAAAAGGAAGGCCATCAAGATATCTTGAGCGTGCCGGTGGATGAAAACGGGATTGACTACACCAACATCAGCCAGATTGAAAATACCGACATTCACTATGCGGAGATGGCCCCTGAAGCGATCGGCGTTCTATCGGCAGTTAGCCTGGGTGCCCTTGCTGTTGCGATTCGACGGCGCCTGTCTGAGGCAGCATAA
- the ggt gene encoding gamma-glutamyltransferase produces MNRRTLRAAIAVLGLCLFMAIGLLWHPPARSQSSHVATGTGGAVASVDERATQIGIDVLRAGGNAVDAAVATAAALGVVEPFSAGIGGGGFMVIYQPDRDTVVTLDGREEAPAATTPDLFQDPDSPTGETLPFFPNRISSGLAVGVPGTPLNWATAVERYGTKPLSELLQPAISLAEEGFTVDETFAEQISRNQERFEAFSSTQALYLPGGEVPAVGSRFHNPDMGQTYRLLAEQGVNAFYRGEIADAIAQTVQQPPVVAEPPFPVWPGRMTPADLDRYEVRVRPAVESTYHGYQFYGMGLPSSGGITVAQVLSLLETYDLGSLERAEALHWLIEAERIAFSDRNAYLGDPEYVDVPLSGLLSADYIASRRSDMLAEAPADAETYQAVAGNPLPHQQDPSPSLTALQTVLTNPDGEGTSTTHLTVVDANGMVVSYTLTLESTGGSGIVVPGYGFILNNELTDFDTDIPHPNVPEPGKRPRSSMAPTIALGPDGSLLAFGSPGGSTIITTVLGIAVNVIDFGMDLDAAIAAPRLSQRNSGVTLVDQGFETTELGQTLSTAGHQLREIPEIGAATGILVNPDGGVTAVAEPARRGGGSAMTLQ; encoded by the coding sequence ATGAATCGTAGAACGTTAAGGGCCGCGATCGCGGTGCTGGGTCTCTGCCTGTTTATGGCCATTGGGCTGCTGTGGCACCCGCCTGCTCGATCTCAATCCAGCCATGTGGCAACGGGTACAGGCGGTGCAGTGGCCAGTGTGGATGAACGCGCGACGCAAATTGGCATTGATGTGCTGAGGGCAGGTGGCAACGCGGTGGATGCCGCGGTGGCAACCGCTGCTGCTTTAGGGGTTGTGGAACCCTTCTCTGCTGGAATCGGTGGAGGTGGCTTCATGGTCATTTATCAGCCCGATCGCGACACCGTGGTCACCCTGGACGGTCGTGAAGAGGCTCCTGCGGCCACCACACCCGATCTGTTCCAGGATCCCGATAGTCCGACGGGGGAAACGCTTCCCTTCTTTCCAAATCGCATCAGCAGTGGATTAGCCGTCGGAGTGCCAGGCACACCCTTGAACTGGGCCACCGCCGTGGAACGCTATGGCACAAAACCTTTATCAGAACTGCTGCAGCCCGCGATTTCCCTGGCGGAAGAGGGCTTCACCGTAGACGAAACCTTTGCAGAGCAGATCAGCCGTAACCAAGAGCGATTTGAAGCGTTTTCCAGCACCCAAGCGCTTTATTTACCAGGGGGTGAAGTGCCTGCGGTGGGCAGTCGCTTTCACAATCCAGACATGGGGCAGACCTATCGCCTATTGGCAGAGCAGGGCGTCAATGCGTTTTACCGGGGGGAAATTGCAGACGCGATTGCTCAAACCGTTCAGCAGCCTCCGGTTGTTGCTGAGCCGCCGTTTCCAGTATGGCCAGGGCGCATGACCCCGGCCGATTTAGATCGCTATGAAGTGCGGGTACGGCCTGCAGTGGAAAGTACTTATCACGGCTATCAGTTTTATGGCATGGGCTTACCCAGCAGTGGTGGGATTACCGTAGCCCAGGTATTGAGCCTATTGGAAACCTATGACCTCGGGTCTCTGGAGCGGGCAGAAGCGCTGCACTGGCTGATTGAAGCCGAAAGAATTGCGTTTAGCGATCGCAACGCCTATCTCGGCGACCCCGAATATGTGGATGTGCCTTTATCGGGGCTGCTAAGCGCTGATTACATTGCTAGCCGCCGTTCAGATATGTTGGCAGAGGCCCCTGCCGATGCCGAGACCTATCAAGCCGTAGCAGGTAATCCTCTACCCCATCAGCAGGATCCTAGCCCGAGCTTGACGGCCCTTCAAACCGTGCTCACCAACCCCGATGGCGAGGGTACCTCTACAACCCACCTAACCGTGGTCGATGCCAACGGCATGGTCGTGTCCTACACGCTAACGCTGGAATCCACAGGCGGCTCTGGAATAGTGGTGCCGGGGTATGGCTTCATCCTCAACAACGAACTGACAGATTTTGACACTGATATTCCCCATCCCAATGTGCCGGAACCCGGTAAGCGCCCCCGCAGCAGCATGGCTCCAACAATCGCCCTGGGTCCTGACGGTAGCTTGCTAGCGTTTGGTTCTCCTGGCGGCTCCACCATCATCACCACCGTGTTGGGGATTGCCGTTAATGTGATTGACTTTGGGATGGATTTAGATGCCGCAATCGCTGCACCGCGACTTTCCCAACGTAACAGCGGGGTCACCCTCGTCGATCAAGGTTTTGAGACGACGGAACTGGGTCAAACTCTATCTACGGCTGGACATCAGTTGAGAGAAATTCCAGAAATCGGTGCAGCTACAGGTATTCTTGTCAACCCAGATGGGGGGGTAACCGCAGTAGCAGAGCCCGCCCGTCGTGGGGGCGGCAGCGCCATGACCTTGCAATAA
- a CDS encoding cysteine desulfurase has product MQIYLDYSATTPTRPEAIAAMQTVMAEQWGNPSSLHQWGSRAATALEQARLQVASLLNAPLESIVFTAGGTEADNLAILGVARRYHSPGHIVVSSVEHSAIAEPVRQLAARGWQVTWLPVDNTGRVNPTDLEQALRADTALVSVIYGQSEVGTLQPIEALGSIARSHGILFHTDAVQVAGRLPLNVQSLPVDLLSLSSHKLYGPQGAGALYVRPGVELVPLLGGGGQESGWRSGTQALPNIAGFGVAAALAAAEMPSETVRLIQLRDRLFNQLADVPELAITGDRRQRLPHHASFCLTSADGETITGKTLVRQMNLAGIGISAGSACHSGKLSPSPILTAMGYRDRAAKCGIRLTLGRHTTEADIDWTSMVLCQIIGRLLPRLTPVHVS; this is encoded by the coding sequence ATGCAGATTTACCTGGACTACAGTGCGACCACCCCCACGCGCCCAGAAGCGATCGCCGCGATGCAAACGGTGATGGCTGAGCAGTGGGGCAATCCATCAAGCCTACACCAGTGGGGCAGTCGAGCCGCAACTGCGCTGGAGCAAGCTCGACTGCAAGTCGCCAGCCTGTTAAATGCCCCCTTAGAGAGTATTGTATTTACTGCCGGTGGCACGGAGGCCGATAACCTGGCCATCCTGGGGGTTGCCCGGCGATATCATAGCCCTGGCCATATCGTTGTTTCCAGTGTTGAGCATTCAGCGATCGCAGAACCAGTTCGCCAGCTTGCAGCTCGGGGATGGCAGGTAACCTGGTTACCCGTTGACAATACGGGGCGTGTAAATCCGACCGATTTGGAACAGGCCCTCCGCGCAGACACGGCATTGGTGTCTGTGATTTATGGTCAAAGTGAAGTGGGGACCCTGCAGCCCATTGAAGCATTAGGGTCAATCGCTCGCTCCCACGGTATTTTGTTTCATACCGATGCGGTACAGGTGGCCGGAAGACTGCCCCTGAATGTGCAATCGTTACCGGTTGATCTGCTTTCCTTGTCTAGCCATAAACTCTACGGCCCTCAAGGGGCTGGCGCTTTGTACGTTCGCCCTGGGGTGGAGCTGGTACCGCTGCTGGGAGGGGGGGGCCAAGAATCTGGCTGGCGTTCTGGGACGCAAGCCCTGCCAAATATTGCTGGGTTTGGGGTAGCCGCCGCCCTGGCCGCAGCGGAAATGCCTTCGGAAACCGTGCGTCTGATTCAGCTCCGCGATCGCTTATTCAATCAGCTTGCAGATGTACCAGAACTGGCAATTACCGGTGATCGACGCCAGCGTTTACCCCACCATGCAAGCTTTTGCCTCACGAGCGCTGATGGCGAGACAATCACGGGTAAAACCCTGGTGCGCCAGATGAACCTCGCTGGGATTGGCATCAGTGCCGGATCCGCCTGTCACAGTGGTAAGCTGAGTCCCAGCCCAATTTTGACGGCAATGGGATATCGCGATCGCGCTGCCAAATGCGGCATTCGCCTGACCCTGGGGCGCCACACCACGGAAGCCGATATTGACTGGACTTCTATGGTGTTATGCCAAATCATCGGGCGCTTGTTACCCCGCTTAACCCCTGTCCACGTGTCTTAA
- the dusA gene encoding tRNA dihydrouridine(20/20a) synthase DusA, whose protein sequence is MTASVYPPITRHDPIMRYPLSVAPMMDRTDRHYRYFMRQITRRTLLYTEMVTSQAILRGDRDHLLGFSAIEKPLVLQVGGDDPKALAACARIAEDYGYDGINLNVGCPSDRVQSGNFGACLMAQPDLVAECVAAMMGATKLCVSVKHRIGIDNQDDYAHMAAFVSTVAAAGCRHFTAHARKAWLKGLSPKENRTIPPLRYEEIYRLKQEWPHLWIEINGGIKSLHQAQSHLHSVNAVMIGRAAYDTPYLFAAADTTFFGDDTQPLTRSQVVEAMLPYIEQWTRHGLKLNSITRHMLMLFHGQPGSRLWKRLITENACRPGTGVEVVKAALAAVQRSGSPLASSQG, encoded by the coding sequence ATGACAGCGTCTGTTTATCCCCCTATAACCCGCCACGACCCCATCATGCGTTACCCCCTCAGCGTTGCACCCATGATGGATAGAACCGATCGCCATTATCGTTACTTTATGCGACAGATTACGCGACGGACGCTGCTGTACACAGAAATGGTGACGTCTCAGGCAATTCTGCGGGGAGATCGCGACCATTTACTGGGGTTTTCCGCCATAGAGAAGCCCTTGGTACTACAAGTGGGCGGTGATGACCCTAAAGCGCTTGCTGCCTGTGCCCGCATTGCAGAAGACTATGGTTACGATGGCATCAACTTAAATGTGGGCTGCCCCAGCGATCGCGTACAGAGTGGTAATTTTGGCGCCTGTCTGATGGCTCAGCCTGATCTCGTCGCTGAGTGTGTAGCTGCCATGATGGGGGCTACAAAGCTTTGCGTCAGCGTTAAACACCGCATCGGCATTGATAACCAAGACGACTACGCCCATATGGCTGCCTTTGTCAGCACTGTTGCGGCAGCAGGCTGCCGACACTTTACGGCCCATGCACGCAAAGCCTGGTTAAAAGGGCTCAGCCCCAAGGAAAATCGAACTATCCCCCCGCTGCGCTACGAAGAGATTTACCGCCTCAAGCAAGAATGGCCACACCTCTGGATTGAAATTAACGGCGGCATCAAATCTCTCCATCAGGCACAAAGCCACCTGCATTCTGTAAACGCAGTCATGATTGGGCGGGCCGCCTACGATACCCCTTACCTATTTGCCGCGGCAGATACTACCTTTTTTGGCGATGACACCCAGCCCTTAACGAGATCGCAGGTGGTTGAGGCTATGCTGCCCTACATTGAGCAGTGGACTCGCCACGGGCTAAAGCTTAACAGCATCACTCGCCACATGCTGATGTTATTTCATGGTCAGCCTGGTAGCCGTCTTTGGAAACGCTTGATCACCGAAAATGCTTGTCGACCTGGTACCGGAGTTGAGGTGGTAAAAGCCGCTTTGGCAGCTGTGCAGCGATCCGGCAGCCCACTGGCAAGCTCACAGGGCTGA